Proteins encoded within one genomic window of Acidimicrobiales bacterium:
- a CDS encoding site-specific integrase, which yields MKRARIELTGPLAAHAEGFQAELRRLGYTASPAKKHHYLLAHLSRWLDDHGLGVSDLASSRVEPFFVARRAAGVANLRTRRALRPLIGYLRSTGVVVAVDTLGPSDQAERIILGFRTYLLRERGLVDGTVRFYVHIASQLVRNRVFDGHLGLADLTAADITAFTTKVCQGRGLSSCRQAVSALRSFLRFLVFEDVVAVGLDDAVLSVAGWNPSLPRAVASAEVARLLGACDRRRTIGRRDYAIVLALARLGLRGGEVVVMELGDIDWRAGELTVRGKGRHRERLPLPADVGEALAAYVQRRPPSLSRRLFLRSVAPFVGFADTGALRGVLGRACARAGLPYVSPHRLRHTTATEMLRAGAALAEIGQVLRHRSSVTTAVYAKVDYAQLRMLARPWPRSGA from the coding sequence GTGAAGAGGGCGCGGATCGAACTGACGGGTCCCTTGGCGGCGCACGCCGAGGGGTTCCAGGCCGAGTTGCGGCGGCTGGGTTACACGGCGTCGCCAGCGAAGAAGCATCACTACCTGCTCGCGCATCTGAGCCGCTGGCTTGATGACCACGGCCTAGGCGTCAGCGACCTTGCCAGCTCCCGGGTCGAGCCGTTCTTCGTGGCCAGGAGGGCGGCGGGTGTCGCGAATCTGCGAACCCGTCGCGCGCTGCGCCCGCTGATCGGGTACCTGCGGAGCACCGGCGTGGTGGTCGCCGTCGACACGCTGGGACCGTCTGACCAAGCCGAGCGGATCATCCTCGGCTTCCGCACCTACTTGTTGCGCGAGCGTGGGCTGGTCGACGGCACGGTGCGCTTCTACGTGCACATCGCGAGCCAGCTCGTCCGCAACCGCGTGTTCGATGGTCACCTGGGCCTGGCCGACCTCACCGCCGCCGACATCACCGCATTCACGACGAAGGTCTGCCAAGGCCGGGGGCTGTCGTCGTGCCGTCAGGCGGTGTCGGCGCTGCGGTCGTTCCTTCGCTTCCTGGTGTTCGAGGATGTGGTCGCTGTCGGACTCGACGACGCCGTGCTCTCGGTCGCCGGCTGGAACCCGTCGCTGCCCCGAGCCGTCGCTTCGGCCGAGGTGGCCCGCCTGCTGGGGGCCTGTGATCGACGTCGGACCATCGGCCGGCGCGACTACGCCATCGTGCTGGCGCTCGCCCGTCTGGGCCTGCGCGGCGGCGAGGTCGTGGTCATGGAACTTGGCGACATCGACTGGCGCGCTGGCGAGTTGACGGTGCGGGGCAAGGGTCGCCACCGCGAACGACTCCCGTTGCCCGCTGACGTGGGCGAGGCGCTGGCCGCGTACGTGCAGCGGCGACCGCCGAGTCTCAGTCGGCGGCTGTTCCTGCGCTCGGTGGCGCCGTTCGTCGGGTTCGCTGACACTGGCGCGCTGCGCGGCGTGCTCGGGCGAGCGTGCGCACGGGCGGGCCTGCCCTACGTGTCGCCACACCGACTTCGGCATACCACCGCCACCGAGATGCTGCGGGCGGGAGCGGCGTTGGCGGAGATCGGCCAGGTTCTGCGACACCGCAGCTCGGTCACGACTGCTGTGTATGCGAAGGTCGACTACGCCCAGCTCCGGATGCTCGCCCGGCCGTGGCCGCGGAGCGGAGCGTGA
- a CDS encoding tyrosine-type recombinase/integrase: MRRPKVHPRDARGLDRSELGALIFAAERFDHAHAALTVLLGLNGLRVSEACSTDIENLGFERGHRTLRIVGKGNKPAVVPLVPRTARTIDLAVGERSAGPILLRRDGQRLDRRTAHRWVRSIAKRAGLGHVHPHMLRAGFIMCALDAGVPLCEVQIAARHADPRTTTVYDHRRQNFDKHAAYVVVAFVAGG; encoded by the coding sequence GTGCGCCGCCCAAAAGTCCACCCGCGTGACGCCCGGGGCCTGGACCGCTCCGAGCTGGGAGCGCTGATCTTCGCCGCCGAGCGCTTCGACCACGCCCATGCCGCCCTGACCGTCCTGCTCGGGCTGAACGGCCTGCGGGTGAGCGAGGCGTGCTCCACCGACATCGAGAACCTGGGCTTCGAGCGGGGCCACCGCACACTCCGCATCGTCGGCAAGGGCAACAAGCCGGCCGTCGTCCCGCTCGTGCCGCGCACCGCCCGGACCATCGACCTGGCCGTCGGCGAGCGCAGCGCCGGCCCGATCCTGCTGCGACGCGATGGCCAGCGCCTGGACCGGCGCACCGCCCACCGCTGGGTCCGCTCGATCGCCAAGCGGGCCGGACTTGGCCACGTCCATCCCCACATGCTGCGGGCCGGGTTCATCATGTGCGCGCTCGACGCCGGGGTCCCGCTCTGCGAGGTCCAGATCGCTGCCCGCCACGCCGACCCGAGGACGACGACGGTGTACGACCACCGACGGCAGAACTTCGACAAGCACGCCGCCTACGTGGTGGTCGCCTTCGTGGCGGGTGGATGA
- a CDS encoding transposase codes for METVGKKKPRHRHSFTPEFKTEIVEACSRGDRSVGQVARTST; via the coding sequence ATGGAGACCGTGGGAAAGAAGAAGCCCCGGCACCGTCATTCGTTCACACCGGAGTTCAAGACCGAGATCGTCGAGGCGTGCAGCCGCGGCGACCGGTCTGTCGGGCAAGTGGCCCGGACTTCGACCTGA